Proteins encoded together in one Coregonus clupeaformis isolate EN_2021a chromosome 30, ASM2061545v1, whole genome shotgun sequence window:
- the LOC121577567 gene encoding uncharacterized protein LOC121577567 codes for MEMMHLKYERANLAYLLSVQNIKDAEAGLYGQSTISKYLRRDSTPAAFGGYEDTDGWCGMSVSSYYLTDCLLQEFQRQEPSITQLLQGTFGQVLRSDHTRKIARKVTLTSGTMSSYAVMNENWMIISWVMVQSESERSLEPMYEGLATRYTAAGIEKANYHWVDRDCCAAFRVQNSHPAEHLLREAWRTTEATVAEVTSGDLTNICASRSKFNEFISVKLDLFHCMRRFCRECVSEHHSLYSSFCQFLSAAFTIVDQQDLKRLKEAYVFCGIVPANPTKQHIREHCRTKIPQPRELVKRVEEVLLHFHLLKDVNDIPLFKPSMLKAWRIQRVHMLRGCLSDPEREDGILYRYGGTLQLNHVQGEGASVPVWIPIRGTSQQEGYHFHQAQWVTGNKVSPELFQAQGMTGVARWNFQRLVDLKQPGVVLPAVFDPLLITDLNMASVNVTGSAKYPALQVSNRDTGERFGLEYVEQGCRAVPLDWEKHRSQKRTDMSVFLTPLPVEKCQPSATQLPPTVRFPDSAAPATEALKRESTEEPQMDIDLPCTPPLPMTASPRSARTGPIKTGGRVFVLDHNRWPGPMRVAIDGLLARHHGQKDMLKLVDFVYASMVQSSCADPNSLLHPTTKHHIGRYIKHLAKLKNTSSSLNTSPEKLLETQQLWQHLTMGSDTTCVPVTALPPAVVNPPALPTQNAPLTEAAIEKIVLGLMEKQQQSEQQQQQKKKMTKTCLSCGQPKSRYMNDGSSIHYFYQSGHVRYFYCSTKVFKTYGAEGLTNPKMSFEDFMSTPFFQQELESIKQKVEQQKDKQKRKSADVVPSGRLCRFCHLELKQGPNSPHIHTGFPGVAGKYIYCPAKMFSLYQAKGMEKEMTWKEFQASAFYHDEKKRWMDEKRKC; via the exons ATGGAGATGATGCACCTAAAGTATGAAAGAGCAAACCTGGCCTACCTGCTAAGTGTGCAGAACATCAAGGATGCTGAGGCAGGGTTGTATGGTCAGAGCACCATCAGCAAATACCTGAGGAGGGACAGTACACCTGCTGCATTTGGGGGGTATGAAGACACAGACGGCTGGTGTGGAATGTCTGTGTCGTCATATTACCTTACAGACTGTCTTCTGCAGGAGTTTCAGAGGCAGGAGCCATCAATCACGCAGCTCTTACAGGGCACATTTGGACAGGTGTTGAGATCCGACCACACCCGGAAGATTGCCAGGAAAGTCACTCTTACATCAGGCACAATGTCATCTTATGCTGTGATGAACGAGAACTGGATGATCATCTCTTGGGTGATGGTGCAGTCCGAGAGTGAAAGGTCTTTGGAGCCCATGTATGAAGGTCTGGCCACACGCTACACTGCTGCTGGAATTGAAAAGGCCAATTACCATTGGGTGGACAG GGACTGCTGTGCAGCCTTCAGGGTCCAGAATTCTCATCCAGCTGAGCACCTTTTGAGGGAAGCCTGGAGGACTACAGAGGCTACTGTTGCAGAGGTGACATCCGGGGACTTGACCAACATCTGTGCTTCGAGGTCAAAGTTTAATGAGTTCATCTCTGTAAAGCTGGACTTGTTCCACTGTATGAGACGATTCTGCCGGGAGTGTGTCTCAGAGCATCATTCCTTATACAGCTCTTTCTGTCAGTTCCTCTCGGCTGCCTTCACAATTGTGGATCAGCAGGATCTGAAGAGACTGAAGGAGGCCTATGTCTTCTGTGGGATCGTGCCAGCAAATCCAACAAAGCAGCATATCCGGGAGCACTGCAGGACAAAGATCCCTCAGCCACGAGAGCTTGTGAAGAGAGTGGAAGAAGTTCTCCTTCACTTCCACCTGTTAAAAGATGTAAATGACATCCCTCTCTTCAAACCGTCCATGCTGAAAGCCTGGAGGATCCAGCGAGTCCACATGCTGAGGGGCTGTCTCAGTGACCCAGAACGGGAGGATGGGATTCTGTACAGATACGGTGGCACGCTGCAACTCAACCATGTCCAGGGTGAAGGGGCATCTGTGCCCGTGTGGATTCCAATCAGAGGCACTTCACAGCAAGAGGGCTACCACTTCCACCAGGCTCAGTGGGTGACTGGGAACAAAGTCTCCCCAGAGTTATTTCAGGCCCAGGGTATGACTGGTGTGGCACGCTGGAATTTCCAGAGATTGGTGGATCTCAAACAGCCGGGTGTGGTTTTGCCTGCAGTGTTTGACCCACTACTGATCACAGACTTGAACATGGCCTCTGTGAATGTGACGGGGAGCGCCAAATATCCAGCACTACAAGTCTCCAACAGGGACACGGGAGAGAGGTTTGGACTCGAGTACGTTGAGCAAGGGTGCCGTGCTGTTCCTCTCGACTGGGAAAAGCACAGATCTCAGAAGAGGACAGACATGTCCGTATTCctgacccctctccctgttgAGAAATGTCAACCCTCAGCAACACAGCTGCCGCCGACTGTCAGATTTCCTGATTCTGCAGCTCCTGCTACTGAGGCTTTAAAGAGAGAAAGCACTGAGGAGCCCCAGATGGACATAG ATCTGCCCTGCACACCTCCACTGCCTATGACCGCCTCACCAAGAAGTGCACGCACGGGGCCTATCAAGACTGGTGGCCGGGTCTTTGTGTTGGACCACAATCGGTGGCCTGGCCCAATGAGGGTGGCTATTGATGGTCTGCTTGCCAGGCATCATGGACAGAAGGACATGCTGAAACTGGTGGACTTTGTCTATGCTTCCATGGTGCAAAGTTCATGTGCAGACCCCAACAGCCTGCTTCACCCAACCACCAAACACCACATTGGAAGGTATATTAAACACCTGGCCAAATTAAAAAACACCAGTTCCTCCCTTAACACCAGTCCTGAAAAGCTCTTGGAGACCCAACAACTGTGGCAGCACTTAACCATGGGTAGTGACACAACCTGTGTCCCTGTAACAGCACTCCCACCTGCAGTTGTGAACCCACCCGCACTGCCCACACAAAATGCTCCTCTTACTGAAGCTGCCATAGAGAAAATTGTTTTGGGACTGATGGAAAAGCAGCAACAGTCAgagcaacaacagcagcaaaaGAAAAAAATGACAAAAACCTGCCTTTCATGTGGCCAACCCAAGTCCCGTTACATGAATGATGGCTCCTCAATTCATTATTTTTATCAGAGTGGGCATGTTAGGTACTTCTACTGCTCCACAAAAGTATTTAAAACATATGGAGCAGAGGGCCTCACAAACCCCAAAATGTCTTTTGAGGATTTCATGTCAACACCCTTCTTTCAACAAGAACTTGAATCCATAAAACAGAAAGTGGAACAACAGAAGGACAAACAAAAGAGGAAGTCAGCAGATGTGGTACCCTCTGGCCGTTTGTGCAGGTTCTGCCATTTGGAACTAAAACAGGGCCCTAATAGTCCTCACATTCACACAGGGTTCCCCGGAGTGGCAGGGAAATATATTTATTGTCCTGCCAAGATGTTCTCCCTCTACCAGGCCAAGGGTATGGAGAAAGAAATGACCTGGAAGGAGTTCCAGGCATCTGCTTTTTATCATGATGAAAAGAAAAGATGGATGGATGAAAAGAGGAAATGttga